A genomic segment from Spirochaetales bacterium encodes:
- the glgX gene encoding glycogen debranching protein GlgX, translating into MEVWPGNPYPLGATFDGAGTNFSIFSEIAEKIELCLFDKQEREIRVPMPEVTGGCWHAYIPTIYPGQMYGYRVYGPWEPHNGLLCNPSKLLLDPYAKAIKGAIRWNDAIFPFLAENGINEKDSAPFVPKGVVINPYFDWTEDHKPRLPWSEMIVYEVHVKGFSYLNTEIPSEISGTFNALCHPVSIEYFKKLGITAIELMPIHQFIHDGHLKEKGLRNYWGYNTLSFFSPHNEYAMHEDPVIRITEFKNMVKLLHKEGIEVILDVVYNHTAEGNHLGPMLSFKGIDNSAYYRLSPEDAGYYIDYTGTGNSLNMRNPAVLRLIMDSLRYWVEEMHVDGFRFDLASALARELHDVDKLSAFFDVIQQDPVISQVKLIAEPWDVGEGGYQVGNFPTGWSEWNGKYRDCIRDFWRGTDETLNEFAYRITGSSDLYENTSRLPFASINFITCHDGFTLHDLVSYNEKHNEANGEDNRDGENENRSWNCGVEGETDDTDIIALRNRQKRNLLTTLMLSQGVPMLLGGDEISRTQGGNNNAYCQDNDITWFHWDKKDEELLDFTTRLIRFRQDHPVFRRRHWFKGRFIHGSNVEDIGWFTIAGDEMEENHWGEGFAKSIGVFLNGKAISRQDERGRPIVDDSFYLLFNSHHEPLPFILPDKTWGRVWKVVLDTARGWMNREITLKARGKIDVKDRSLVVLQKKE; encoded by the coding sequence ATGGAAGTATGGCCCGGAAATCCGTATCCCCTGGGCGCGACATTCGACGGGGCGGGTACCAATTTTTCGATATTCTCGGAAATAGCTGAAAAAATTGAACTGTGCCTGTTCGATAAACAGGAACGGGAAATACGGGTCCCGATGCCCGAAGTGACCGGCGGGTGCTGGCACGCCTATATCCCGACCATTTATCCCGGACAGATGTACGGCTATCGAGTCTACGGTCCCTGGGAGCCGCACAATGGTCTGCTGTGTAATCCCTCGAAATTGCTGCTCGATCCTTACGCGAAGGCGATCAAGGGCGCGATAAGGTGGAATGATGCGATATTTCCCTTTCTCGCAGAAAACGGTATCAATGAAAAGGACAGTGCCCCGTTCGTTCCAAAGGGTGTGGTCATCAATCCTTACTTTGATTGGACCGAGGATCATAAACCGCGGTTGCCGTGGTCTGAAATGATTGTCTATGAAGTGCATGTCAAGGGTTTTTCATATCTGAATACGGAGATCCCTTCGGAAATAAGCGGGACGTTCAATGCCCTCTGCCATCCGGTTTCCATCGAGTACTTTAAAAAACTCGGGATTACCGCCATCGAACTTATGCCGATCCACCAGTTTATCCATGACGGGCACCTGAAAGAAAAGGGACTCAGGAATTACTGGGGCTATAACACCCTTTCTTTCTTTTCACCACATAACGAGTATGCGATGCATGAAGATCCGGTGATCCGCATCACGGAGTTCAAAAATATGGTAAAGCTGCTGCATAAAGAGGGAATAGAGGTGATTCTCGATGTGGTGTACAACCATACGGCGGAGGGGAACCATCTGGGGCCGATGCTTTCCTTCAAGGGAATCGACAATTCGGCGTATTACCGTCTTTCACCCGAAGACGCCGGCTATTATATCGATTATACGGGAACCGGAAACAGCCTCAATATGAGGAATCCCGCCGTCCTGAGACTCATCATGGATTCGCTGCGGTATTGGGTCGAAGAGATGCATGTCGACGGGTTCCGTTTCGACCTGGCTTCGGCGCTCGCGCGGGAACTCCACGACGTCGACAAATTGTCCGCCTTTTTCGATGTTATCCAGCAGGACCCGGTGATAAGCCAGGTAAAGCTTATCGCGGAGCCATGGGACGTTGGGGAAGGGGGGTACCAGGTCGGTAATTTTCCGACCGGATGGTCCGAATGGAACGGGAAATACCGGGATTGCATCCGTGACTTCTGGCGGGGAACGGATGAAACCCTCAATGAGTTCGCCTACAGAATAACGGGCAGTTCGGATCTCTACGAAAATACAAGCCGGCTTCCCTTCGCGAGTATTAATTTCATTACCTGTCACGACGGGTTCACGCTGCACGATCTCGTTTCATATAACGAGAAACACAATGAAGCCAATGGCGAGGACAACCGCGACGGTGAAAACGAAAACAGATCGTGGAACTGCGGCGTGGAGGGTGAAACGGACGACACGGACATTATCGCGCTGCGGAACCGGCAGAAGAGAAACCTTTTAACCACCCTCATGCTTTCTCAGGGCGTACCGATGCTTTTGGGCGGCGATGAAATCTCAAGGACGCAGGGCGGCAACAACAACGCGTATTGCCAGGACAATGACATCACCTGGTTTCATTGGGACAAAAAAGACGAGGAACTGCTTGATTTCACGACACGCCTCATCCGGTTCAGACAGGACCATCCCGTCTTCAGGCGGCGGCACTGGTTTAAAGGCAGATTCATCCACGGGAGTAATGTGGAGGATATCGGATGGTTTACCATCGCAGGAGATGAGATGGAAGAAAATCATTGGGGGGAAGGATTCGCGAAATCCATCGGTGTATTCCTCAATGGCAAGGCGATATCCAGGCAGGATGAACGGGGCAGGCCGATTGTCGATGATTCGTTTTATCTGCTGTTCAATTCACACCACGAACCCCTTCCCTTCATCCTTCCGGACAAAACGTGGGGGAGGGTTTGGAAAGTGGTGCTGGACACAGCCCGGGGCTGGATGAACAGGGAAATCACTCTCAAAGCACGGGGAAAAATAGACGTAAAAGACAGAAGTCTTGTCGTATTACAGAAAAAGGAATAA
- a CDS encoding FKBP-type peptidyl-prolyl cis-trans isomerase, with product MKVKQGDSVKIKCVGKMFNGSNLFSYEGDNSLEFKVGKGEIIPGIDEIVMDMHEGQTREAVLPPEKAFGNKRNELVIDYSKELVPVGNIYIGEVLDFKDRKSGRIVKGKIIDIDRDNVKIDFNNPFAGKTIKFEVTVLEINR from the coding sequence ATGAAAGTAAAACAAGGTGACAGCGTTAAAATAAAATGTGTGGGGAAAATGTTCAACGGCAGCAATTTGTTTTCGTACGAGGGGGATAATTCACTCGAGTTTAAAGTGGGAAAAGGGGAGATCATTCCCGGTATCGATGAAATCGTCATGGATATGCATGAAGGCCAGACCAGGGAAGCCGTGCTTCCTCCGGAAAAAGCGTTCGGCAATAAAAGGAATGAACTCGTTATCGATTATTCAAAAGAACTCGTACCGGTCGGAAATATCTATATCGGGGAAGTCCTGGATTTCAAGGATAGAAAGTCGGGCAGGATCGTCAAGGGAAAAATAATCGATATCGATCGTGATAACGTCAAGATTGATTTCAATAATCCTTTTGCCGGGAAGACCATCAAATTCGAGGTGACTGTTTTGGAGATAAACCGGTAG
- the treZ gene encoding malto-oligosyltrehalose trehalohydrolase, with the protein MKRRISVWSPFSRKVELVAGDRRFAMRKEDGGWWKSELPEASLGGGYYFYVDGSKPLPDPRSLSQPWGVHGASSAVDHDLFEWHDGGFRQIPLSQAIIYELHIGTFTSEGTFNGCISKLDYLKDLGITHLELMPVAGYSGLRGWGYDGVNLFAPHRAYGTPDSLKHLVDACHRKDMAVILDVVYNHLGPEGNYLGFFAPYFTDMYKTPWGNAVNFDGAYSNEVRRFYIDNALMWLRDYHFDGLRLDAVHSIHDRSALHFLEELSVAVDALETETGRNLALIAESDLNDPRLILSRDAHGYGLDAQWNDDFHHALHAMLTGEKNGYYGDFGSIEHFIRAYCHGYVYTGQYSGFRKRNHGRPVPERAGERFVVFSQNHDQIGNRAKGDRIGHLVDKEKVKIAAALVLTSPFVPLIFQGEEWGASTPFLYFTDHGDEELGKAVVRGRREEFAGFGWRPEDIPDPQKEETFLRSRLRWEEMEREPHGELHDWYESLITLRKKHPGLSCGRFGGGNVTFDPDRMWMVIQRNNFLVFCNISDKTIRIDKGYKGKILLASSGNIGFNEGNIVLPPRSLAIMETDG; encoded by the coding sequence ATGAAAAGACGAATATCCGTCTGGTCGCCTTTTAGCCGTAAGGTGGAACTTGTCGCGGGCGACAGACGCTTTGCGATGCGAAAAGAAGACGGCGGGTGGTGGAAAAGCGAGCTGCCGGAAGCCTCATTGGGGGGGGGATATTATTTTTACGTCGACGGAAGCAAACCGCTCCCCGATCCCCGTTCGCTTTCTCAACCATGGGGAGTACATGGGGCGTCATCGGCGGTCGACCACGATTTATTTGAATGGCACGATGGGGGATTCCGGCAAATACCGCTTTCTCAAGCAATCATCTACGAACTTCATATCGGCACATTTACGTCCGAAGGAACCTTCAACGGGTGTATTTCAAAACTGGATTACCTGAAAGATCTTGGTATCACTCATCTTGAACTGATGCCCGTCGCCGGTTATTCCGGCCTGCGGGGATGGGGCTATGACGGCGTCAATCTGTTCGCTCCGCACCGCGCGTACGGCACACCGGATTCCCTCAAACACCTCGTCGACGCGTGCCACCGTAAGGACATGGCCGTTATTCTCGATGTGGTCTACAACCACCTCGGCCCGGAAGGAAACTACCTCGGTTTTTTCGCTCCGTATTTCACCGATATGTATAAAACCCCGTGGGGGAACGCGGTCAATTTCGACGGGGCGTACAGTAATGAAGTAAGACGATTTTATATCGACAATGCCCTCATGTGGCTCAGGGATTATCATTTTGACGGCCTCAGACTCGACGCGGTTCATTCAATCCACGACAGGTCGGCGCTTCACTTTCTCGAGGAATTATCAGTGGCGGTAGACGCCCTGGAAACGGAAACGGGAAGAAATCTGGCGCTGATCGCGGAAAGCGACCTTAATGATCCCCGTTTGATTTTGTCGAGGGACGCCCATGGATACGGGCTTGACGCGCAGTGGAATGACGATTTTCACCACGCCCTTCATGCAATGCTTACCGGAGAAAAAAACGGGTATTACGGCGATTTCGGGTCCATCGAGCACTTCATTCGGGCCTATTGTCACGGATATGTGTATACCGGACAGTACAGCGGTTTCCGAAAACGAAACCACGGAAGACCGGTCCCCGAACGCGCGGGCGAAAGGTTCGTCGTTTTCAGTCAGAATCACGACCAAATCGGAAACAGGGCAAAGGGGGACCGTATCGGGCATCTCGTCGATAAAGAAAAAGTAAAAATTGCGGCGGCTTTAGTTTTGACGTCGCCGTTCGTTCCCCTTATTTTCCAGGGGGAGGAATGGGGGGCTTCCACCCCTTTTCTTTATTTTACCGATCACGGGGACGAGGAGTTGGGTAAGGCAGTGGTCAGGGGGAGAAGGGAAGAGTTTGCCGGGTTCGGATGGAGACCCGAGGATATCCCCGATCCGCAAAAAGAGGAAACCTTTCTCCGTTCGCGCCTCAGGTGGGAGGAAATGGAACGGGAACCGCATGGTGAGCTTCACGACTGGTATGAATCGCTTATAACTCTGCGGAAAAAACATCCCGGTCTCTCGTGCGGAAGGTTCGGCGGCGGAAACGTCACCTTCGATCCGGACCGGATGTGGATGGTCATTCAACGAAACAATTTTCTTGTTTTTTGCAATATATCGGATAAAACAATACGGATTGATAAAGGGTACAAAGGGAAAATTCTCCTCGCCTCATCCGGCAATATCGGTTTCAATGAAGGAAATATCGTTTTGCCGCCCCGCAGTCTCGCGATAATGGAAACCGACGGCTGA
- a CDS encoding FKBP-type peptidyl-prolyl cis-trans isomerase — MSVKKGDVVKIRYTEKTDKGKVLFSNKDGDPIEVTVGEGDLVKGFEEALIGMEKGDEKKIAVDPEKGYGRRNDERIKTLTKGYRDGGVKKGEEYLHYDFYTKRPIKGTVLEVKPKIFIVDFNHRLCDKTLQYDIEVVGIEKPVSPPSE; from the coding sequence ATGAGTGTAAAAAAAGGCGATGTCGTTAAAATTCGTTATACGGAAAAAACAGATAAAGGTAAAGTGCTTTTTTCGAATAAAGACGGGGATCCGATTGAGGTGACGGTAGGTGAGGGGGATCTGGTAAAGGGGTTTGAAGAAGCGTTGATCGGTATGGAAAAAGGAGATGAGAAAAAGATTGCCGTTGACCCGGAAAAGGGATATGGCCGTAGAAATGACGAACGGATCAAAACCCTGACAAAGGGATACCGTGATGGGGGCGTCAAGAAAGGGGAGGAATATCTTCATTATGATTTCTATACCAAAAGACCGATTAAAGGGACCGTTCTGGAGGTGAAGCCCAAGATATTCATAGTGGATTTCAATCACCGGCTCTGTGACAAGACGCTTCAATACGACATCGAGGTCGTCGGGATCGAAAAACCCGTTTCTCCGCCTTCCGAATAG
- a CDS encoding BON domain-containing protein, whose translation MTEETDLKNRILDYCLDNNMDISRISFEVKDDEIILNGILDDEARKNKMLADINAFSGGRRIEDRITVKRYPEKTNDELLAIHLNNLLHIDPLIDEQKLNIDVLNGCVTIRGKLETGLEKDLMNRLITTNPLVKRFTDSTSVELKQKDQEKVLKRKIHHILADLKYFRSDDIDVSVKGDIIVLSGRTVNWIHRNLAENVIASVCRNREIRNNITIVKRR comes from the coding sequence ATGACGGAAGAAACCGATTTAAAGAACAGAATTCTCGATTATTGTCTCGATAACAATATGGATATTTCCAGGATATCGTTTGAGGTAAAGGATGACGAAATCATTTTGAACGGGATACTCGATGATGAGGCGCGAAAAAACAAGATGCTCGCCGACATTAACGCATTCTCAGGAGGAAGACGCATAGAAGACCGGATTACCGTAAAGCGATATCCCGAAAAGACAAACGACGAACTCCTTGCGATTCATCTGAATAATCTCCTCCATATCGATCCGCTCATTGATGAACAAAAACTAAACATTGATGTTTTAAACGGGTGTGTGACGATACGCGGAAAACTCGAGACGGGGCTCGAAAAAGACCTGATGAACAGACTCATAACAACGAATCCGCTTGTGAAACGCTTCACGGATTCGACCAGCGTCGAATTAAAACAAAAAGATCAGGAAAAGGTACTTAAAAGAAAAATACATCATATTCTTGCAGATCTGAAATATTTTCGAAGCGACGATATCGATGTCTCGGTGAAAGGCGATATCATCGTCCTTTCGGGCAGGACCGTCAATTGGATACATCGAAACCTCGCCGAAAATGTCATTGCATCCGTATGCCGCAACAGGGAAATTAGAAATAATATAACAATTGTCAAGCGGAGATGA
- a CDS encoding PilZ domain-containing protein has product MIEISRQCGYSIPMTMVTPSIVKDFVYTLAAPLLQIDVGRDTRLFSIFNIDTFEIILFVAILCVLLVFLIAGSVMQTKAIRKRLIKRSEDIVKSVSLRLGLSERERDMLRRLESEIRGGKYKKYLLVTDPVFFNTAVHNYLQKDKSHEALIAALRIRLGFTVFSDESTVHSTADLITELPVYIVHGKNHSFHGRITGQEVTGVRIRVEKIQGDILVSGEPLRVFFAKKNGIFYFNSSILSVHGDTILIRHTEDVMKLQRRKYYRKRMKERVKIKHGGEMKSPLSTLLIDLGGDGATLWNPHKRYGENDNVVLFLTLKKMDRLALNATVVRVSHDRKYLHVKFHHIPDADRDRIFNYLFTDHKKAESPV; this is encoded by the coding sequence ATGATCGAAATTTCCAGACAATGTGGGTATAGTATTCCAATGACTATGGTTACGCCTTCGATCGTGAAAGACTTCGTATACACCCTGGCTGCACCATTGCTGCAAATAGATGTGGGGAGAGATACACGGCTTTTCAGTATATTCAATATCGATACCTTTGAAATCATCTTATTCGTCGCGATCCTCTGTGTTCTCCTTGTATTCCTGATTGCCGGGTCGGTCATGCAAACAAAAGCGATCCGAAAGCGATTGATAAAACGATCGGAAGACATTGTCAAAAGCGTCTCGTTAAGACTCGGATTGTCGGAACGGGAAAGAGATATGCTCAGGCGGCTCGAATCCGAGATTCGCGGGGGTAAATACAAAAAATACCTTCTCGTGACCGATCCCGTCTTTTTCAACACGGCCGTCCATAACTACCTCCAAAAAGACAAATCACATGAAGCGCTTATCGCAGCGCTTAGGATTCGATTGGGTTTCACCGTTTTCAGCGACGAAAGCACGGTACACTCGACGGCCGATCTCATAACGGAGTTGCCCGTCTATATCGTACACGGGAAGAATCATTCGTTTCACGGAAGAATAACCGGACAGGAAGTCACCGGCGTCAGAATCAGAGTTGAGAAGATACAAGGCGATATCCTCGTTTCAGGGGAACCCCTTCGTGTTTTTTTCGCGAAAAAAAACGGTATCTTTTATTTTAATTCATCGATCCTTTCCGTTCACGGCGATACGATCCTCATCAGACATACCGAAGACGTCATGAAACTTCAGCGGAGAAAATATTACAGAAAAAGAATGAAGGAGCGGGTGAAAATCAAACACGGGGGTGAGATGAAATCGCCGCTTTCGACCTTACTCATCGATCTCGGCGGGGACGGGGCGACATTATGGAATCCCCATAAACGTTACGGGGAAAACGACAATGTCGTTCTTTTTCTCACGCTGAAAAAAATGGACCGGCTGGCGCTCAACGCGACCGTCGTCCGGGTCTCGCATGACAGGAAATACCTTCACGTCAAATTTCATCATATCCCGGACGCCGACCGCGACCGTATATTCAATTATCTGTTCACGGATCATAAAAAAGCAGAGTCTCCGGTATGA
- a CDS encoding 4Fe-4S binding protein: MKSRHQSIGKAIKAVIQVLFLLFVFWLVAAKTLGERGIILPFSPASVPGLHAVCPFGAVETAGRLVIEGEFIPKTFPSNFWVLLGALGMTLVFGPLFCSRLCPLGSVQEWIGKAGRKIFGKRFNRFIPRKIDYALGFLRFIVLGLVLVKTWQSLALVFVNVDPYYALFHFWTGDALPTAILVLAVVLIASLFTERPWCRWLCPFGAVQGIVQLFSPWKIRRNRKACVGCGKCSGACPMRIRIHEKTSVSDTRCNRCGECVGACPVSGGLSLSLPGSRVGIAGRAAGAVIALALFFTPLVSARIAGVFDDGAADHDPVQADRDPVQADRDPVRTEMKAEEIEPAMTIADVAKGFGMTPETLNGILALPPDIPGSTKIRDLEDIRDGLTTRLVRELLGPYGPLSTMNDQ; this comes from the coding sequence ATGAAATCTCGTCATCAATCGATCGGAAAGGCAATAAAGGCCGTTATCCAGGTACTCTTTCTGCTTTTTGTGTTCTGGCTTGTGGCGGCGAAAACCCTCGGTGAACGGGGTATAATCCTCCCTTTTTCCCCCGCCTCCGTCCCCGGGCTTCACGCTGTGTGCCCTTTCGGGGCGGTTGAAACCGCGGGCAGGCTTGTCATTGAAGGAGAGTTTATCCCAAAGACATTTCCCTCCAATTTCTGGGTGCTGCTCGGTGCGCTGGGGATGACCCTGGTGTTCGGTCCCCTTTTCTGCAGCCGTCTGTGCCCGCTCGGTTCGGTTCAGGAATGGATAGGGAAAGCGGGAAGAAAAATTTTCGGAAAGCGGTTCAACAGGTTCATTCCGCGGAAAATCGATTATGCGCTGGGATTCCTCAGATTTATCGTGCTTGGGCTTGTGCTCGTCAAGACCTGGCAGTCGCTCGCTTTAGTATTCGTCAATGTCGATCCCTATTACGCCCTCTTTCACTTCTGGACGGGCGATGCCCTCCCGACCGCCATCCTTGTGCTGGCCGTTGTTTTGATCGCTTCACTCTTTACCGAGCGTCCATGGTGCCGCTGGCTGTGTCCCTTTGGCGCCGTTCAGGGGATCGTTCAGCTTTTTTCTCCATGGAAAATCAGGCGGAATCGGAAAGCCTGTGTCGGCTGCGGTAAATGCAGCGGCGCCTGTCCGATGAGGATACGGATCCACGAGAAAACATCGGTTTCGGATACCCGCTGCAACCGCTGCGGGGAATGCGTCGGCGCCTGTCCCGTAAGCGGCGGTCTTTCCCTCTCACTGCCCGGCTCAAGAGTCGGCATTGCCGGAAGGGCCGCGGGCGCGGTTATCGCGCTGGCCCTCTTTTTTACGCCGCTCGTCTCGGCCCGTATCGCCGGGGTGTTCGATGACGGCGCGGCGGACCATGATCCGGTCCAGGCGGACCGCGATCCGGTCCAGGCGGACCGCGATCCGGTCCGTACGGAAATGAAGGCCGAAGAAATCGAGCCTGCCATGACCATTGCCGATGTCGCTAAAGGATTCGGCATGACCCCCGAAACCCTGAACGGAATTCTCGCACTCCCGCCGGACATTCCCGGTTCGACAAAAATACGCGATCTTGAAGATATCCGGGATGGGTTGACGACGAGGCTGGTTCGGGAGTTGTTGGGGCCGTACGGCCCGCTTTCGACTATGAACGATCAATAA
- the treY gene encoding malto-oligosyltrehalose synthase, which yields MAIPSSTYRLQLHGDFAFDDATAQVDYLDKLGISHIYASPYLQAVPGSRHGYDVVDHTLINEELGGEKAYTRLFRELRKKKMGIVMDIVPNHMAIHGPENKWWWDVLENGPSSSYSTYFDVDWEYPQDRPDNKVLLPILGDHYGKVLEKGEIFCERRENRFLIRYYDYIFPAAPKSLIEILMPVANKSKSDELGFVVSALHYLPNPDLTERVKTRRRRRDKGILISILDRIITEQPAVRRLIDEEIELLNSDSDRMDRFIDLQNYRLAFWKLARTDLGYRRFFNINNLVALRMEDEEVFADTHELVFRLIEEKKIDGLRVDHPDGLRDPEVYFIRLRGKAPDLWVIAEKILHRGESLPRSWPVHGTTGYDFLNYAGGLYVDPGGESLLDGFYSRFTGEQRDYATILYEKKKMVMKEILASDVNRLTEQLFRLCGEDRMYRDFIREEVKATIVEYIALLPVYRTYVRDSDGNKVSDIDRKMIDETIARAKKMREDIDPLLFDFLNSIVLLETGDKEAKEFALSLQQMSGPVMAKGAEDTAFYCYNRFVMLNEVGGDPGIFGTAVESFHRYMTLVSEEFPHTMTTTSTHDTKRSEDVRARLAVISEIPDKWTMYVINAAQNNEGFRKDGIPDRNMEYLLYQTIVGAWPITAERLAAFTEKAAREAKIHSSWAQPDSHYEEVCREFIETILNNETFLEYTRSFVSEISTAGRINSLSQTLLKLTAPGVPDIYQGTELWDLSLVDPDNRRAVDFRRRMEILGECEAMKAEEVMDHIDNGHPKLWLIYKTLNVRKEHPEYFHNASYKPAEVKGGKSDHVVAFMRGENCITVVPRLIKKNGGLWDDTEIKLGEGRWKNVYDGRLYGEGFTSIAEIFRDFPVAFLVREKEGGGP from the coding sequence ATGGCGATACCATCAAGCACATACCGTTTGCAGCTTCACGGGGATTTTGCCTTTGACGATGCGACGGCACAGGTTGATTATCTCGATAAACTGGGAATCAGTCATATATACGCCTCACCGTATCTTCAGGCCGTGCCGGGAAGCAGACACGGCTATGACGTCGTCGACCATACCCTGATAAACGAAGAACTGGGAGGGGAGAAGGCGTACACGAGACTCTTCAGGGAACTCAGAAAAAAGAAGATGGGTATTGTCATGGATATCGTCCCGAATCACATGGCCATTCATGGACCCGAAAACAAGTGGTGGTGGGACGTCCTCGAAAACGGCCCGTCCAGTTCGTATTCGACATATTTTGACGTTGACTGGGAATATCCGCAGGACAGGCCGGACAACAAGGTCCTCCTGCCTATATTGGGCGATCATTACGGCAAGGTACTGGAAAAAGGGGAGATCTTCTGCGAACGGAGGGAAAACAGGTTCCTGATCCGGTATTACGATTATATCTTTCCCGCGGCGCCCAAGTCTCTAATCGAAATATTGATGCCGGTGGCAAACAAATCAAAATCGGATGAACTCGGGTTCGTCGTCAGCGCACTGCACTACCTTCCCAATCCGGATCTGACGGAGAGGGTAAAAACGCGAAGAAGAAGGCGAGACAAGGGTATCCTTATAAGCATCCTCGATCGAATAATTACCGAACAACCGGCGGTAAGGAGACTGATCGACGAGGAAATCGAGTTATTGAACTCGGACAGTGACCGGATGGACAGATTCATTGATTTACAGAATTACCGCCTTGCGTTCTGGAAACTGGCGCGTACGGATCTCGGTTACAGGCGATTTTTCAATATCAACAATCTCGTCGCGTTACGAATGGAGGACGAGGAAGTCTTCGCGGATACGCACGAACTCGTTTTCCGTCTCATCGAGGAGAAAAAAATCGACGGGCTGCGGGTCGACCACCCGGACGGGCTGCGCGATCCCGAAGTATATTTCATACGGTTAAGGGGAAAGGCGCCCGATTTGTGGGTTATCGCCGAGAAAATTCTTCACCGGGGTGAATCCCTGCCGCGGTCATGGCCGGTCCATGGGACGACCGGCTATGATTTTCTCAATTACGCCGGCGGACTTTATGTCGATCCCGGCGGAGAAAGCCTTCTCGACGGTTTCTACTCCCGGTTTACCGGCGAACAACGTGATTACGCGACGATACTTTACGAAAAGAAAAAAATGGTGATGAAGGAAATTCTCGCGAGCGACGTGAACAGGCTGACCGAGCAGCTATTCAGGTTATGCGGAGAAGACAGGATGTACAGGGATTTTATCCGGGAAGAAGTCAAGGCGACCATCGTTGAATATATCGCGTTGCTGCCCGTTTACCGGACATATGTCAGGGACAGCGACGGGAATAAGGTATCCGATATCGACAGGAAAATGATCGACGAGACTATCGCGCGTGCGAAAAAGATGAGGGAAGACATCGATCCGCTTCTTTTTGATTTTCTTAATTCGATCGTGCTTCTGGAAACCGGTGATAAAGAAGCGAAAGAGTTCGCCCTGAGTCTGCAGCAGATGTCCGGACCGGTAATGGCGAAGGGCGCCGAGGACACGGCGTTTTATTGTTACAACAGATTCGTGATGCTGAATGAGGTCGGGGGCGACCCCGGTATATTCGGCACCGCCGTCGAATCCTTTCACCGTTATATGACCCTTGTCTCCGAGGAGTTTCCCCATACCATGACGACGACCTCGACTCACGACACGAAACGGAGTGAGGATGTGAGGGCGAGATTGGCGGTTATTTCGGAGATTCCGGATAAGTGGACGATGTACGTAATCAATGCGGCCCAGAACAATGAGGGGTTCAGAAAAGACGGCATACCGGACAGGAACATGGAATACCTCCTCTACCAGACGATCGTCGGCGCATGGCCGATTACCGCGGAACGCCTTGCGGCTTTCACTGAAAAAGCGGCGAGAGAGGCGAAAATTCACTCGTCCTGGGCACAACCGGATTCTCATTACGAGGAGGTATGCAGGGAGTTCATCGAGACGATTTTGAACAATGAGACATTTCTGGAATATACAAGATCGTTTGTTTCTGAAATAAGTACCGCCGGGAGAATCAACTCACTGTCGCAGACACTCCTCAAGCTGACGGCCCCGGGCGTTCCGGATATTTACCAGGGCACGGAACTGTGGGACTTGAGTCTTGTCGATCCGGACAATAGACGGGCAGTCGATTTCAGGCGGAGAATGGAAATCCTCGGCGAATGCGAAGCGATGAAAGCGGAAGAGGTAATGGACCACATCGATAACGGACACCCGAAATTATGGCTCATATATAAAACACTGAATGTCAGGAAAGAACACCCGGAGTATTTCCACAACGCATCATACAAACCGGCCGAGGTCAAAGGCGGAAAGAGCGATCATGTCGTCGCTTTTATGCGGGGTGAGAATTGCATTACCGTCGTACCGCGGCTGATTAAAAAAAACGGCGGTCTTTGGGATGATACGGAAATCAAACTCGGTGAGGGACGGTGGAAAAATGTGTATGACGGCCGTCTTTACGGGGAGGGCTTTACGAGTATCGCCGAAATATTCCGTGATTTCCCCGTGGCCTTTTTAGTGAGGGAAAAAGAAGGCGGCGGCCCATGA